DNA from Rhizophagus irregularis chromosome 6, complete sequence:
TACATTGTTTAAACTGAATTGCTACATTTGATTCTAATCTATCTATTATGACCTTGCAATGCAGAAATGTAATGTGACCACTAAGCATGGCTGCTGTGTCATCATTCGGTCAATCAAGAGTCATCATCAATTTggctgaaaaaaaaagaattatatgatggAAGGACAATGTTCTGTGCACTACAACAAATCACTCACGAACAGAGTGTCAAAGAAAAGAGAGTTTAAAAGATTGCAAGATTTAATTGCTGCAGGTATCACATTTGACCAAATTGTTAATAATGGTATGACCATTACAGACTTTGAAacagataatatttattatatgaaattttcacATATTGATGATGGccaaaaaattgataaatgcAAAATCCAACTGTAAGGTTAGCAAAAATCACCAAAAAATCTATTACAAAAACAACTCATGCTATTGTTTCACAGGCATCTTTCAAACTCTCCTTTATCTATTGACCAACCCATTTCTTCTCTCTCTCACTCTCTATCCGTTAAACTCCTTTCTTCTCTCTCCTCACTCTATCCATTAAACTCCTTTTTTCTCtcttataactttatttttctcatttttttcgGTGAAAAATAATGGACAAAACTAAAATAATCAGAATGTTTGATATATTGGCAcgattatacaaatattaatatacataaatattagccatagatattttaaaatagatgtgtttatattaatatcatcacACTTTTTTACCTGTGATTATatcagaaaatgaaaattaaggGAGTTAGATTTAATAGAAGacatttaatgataaaatagaaatattataaaatatatttttttaagcatCTCCCTCACACCTTTCCATCACTGAGGCCACCAGGAAGATACAGAAGCAATCCCTACTCAACACTGGTGGTATATTGGAGGGTTTATAGatagaataattattagatCTCAGtcttaaattagtaataaatttttagagggtaattatctaaaatttaatataaaagaaatcataaaaaaacAGTATTCATTAGGAGAAAATTATTATCCAGTTTTAATACAtaacaaagaaatatttaaacatcTAGAAAACAaacttacaaaaattacaGAAAAACTATAAGAAGAAAATGAGACATTTAATGATAGAATTCTTTACCTTCATTAAGTTAACTAAAAAGTTCTAGCTCacttatgtaataaaaattataaaaaaataatgcctGCGAAACCATCTATGGTCTGTTACGTTCATGAATCTAGGGAACATCTAAGCTGTTTCTTTATATGCgcagaaatattataaaaatatatttctttaaatatattctATTGAAAATGACTGTGTCTCCATCACACCTTCCCATTATTGAGGTCACCAAGGAGATACAGAGCATATTCTAAATGATTGGAAAAAGTccataatattctttatttacttGATTCTCAGGCATTGGCtagaaggaaataaaaaaaattgaaaaaattgaaaagaaGAATTATGCATGTTCAGGGTCCAATTTCTTATGGAATACAGATGGATATGACAAATTACCACATTGGGTTTTTATGTACATGGATGTATAGATGcatattgatatattatttatctgGCTTCATATCAGAAATTCAGAATTACTTCAGATAAAAAATCACAagtaattctaaaatattatttagataCTCTCTGACTTTTGGAAAGAtgaatataacaaaaaataaatatagatagtgaaatatattcaaatatacttAATCCTATCAAAGATGAAGAATGGTTAGAAGTTATATCAActaccattattattatacagatTATTGTACATAGATTtgaagaaatatattattttatatgaatttttaatcTAAACAATTCTATTTTAATTTGCATGTTATTACTGCTAATAATATCTTTacaattaatttgtaaatatacgtttcaaatttcattaaatatacTGGTAATATATTGGaggtttaatataattattgtaaataagctgaaattattttcaaaaataatacatttctttaaaaatattctattGAATAATATCTGCATCTTTTTCATGCATATCCATCACTGAGACTACTAAGAAGATACAGAAGTAACCCCTATCCAATACCAGTAGTTAATAGAAGGGTTAATATAGAAGCATCCCTTACTCAACACTGGTGGTATATTGGAGGGTTTGtagaataattattagattaattagtttcaaattagtaataaatcattagagaataattatctaaaattaaatataaaagaaatcatAAAAGAACAGTATTCATTTAGGAGAAAATTATTATCCAGTTTTAATACATtacaaagaaatatttaagcATCCAGAGAACCTACAAAAACTGTAGAAAGAActttaatatactttatttctgcacaaatgaatttataagttttaaaattaaattatttatttatctactTTTAATTActcatttttaacattaatagttgatataatattagtaaattatactGCAATACAGTCATGTTCTTTCagtttatttaaatctatCAAATGCTAAACTACTAGTGCTACTATATCTCAAAAGACACTGAATGATTTGCTGTCTACTATAGTACAAGTTTATAACCAGAAGTGAGAACTtatcaaatttacaaatatattcgGAGCTAGTAATCCCTTATACATTGATCAAATAGAAATTCATATACTCTGGTTGGTGAAGTAGGCTGATTATAATGCTGCCAAAATATATTTCCCTATATTGATGATGTAGGGTATacatatacatttatttatggTATTATTTACATGATAATACAGGTCAAAACTAACACCTTTTATTTATCATCAtgttgaaaaattcaaaactttaattaaattaagttgcattcaattaaaaataattaccaaatttttaattatagtagtaattttagcaaattataaataaaacaatggAAAATTATTAAGTACCATCTCTTATATCTGGAATACTTTCTCTTAACTGTTTATTGATTTCTCTAATATCTTTGAAAATTTCATTCCTCttaatctaataattatgtattaatctattttataataattattttttttcacaaatcttattattatgttattcATCTATAATATGgttaaaacatttattaaaaaatgtgatattACACCAAcatactaaaaatatattttttaatacatcaaTATAGagtaagaatttaaaaaatttaatctttaaataGAACAATagcaatttaaaaatagatcacaaaaaatattttattattaagtaatcaattattatagaaaaaagaaagtataattaagataaaaaataattacaatattgtaattaatatgcatgcattaattaaaattaaggcAGATAACTTTATATTGATAATGACtctaaaaaaatctttataaagtatttatgaTTTCTTTAATTCTTATAATAGACTTTACTTTTATGGAAACAAGTATTCCCATAGAATGAGTTTGAAAAAGTAATCaaagatatataaataatgcatataatataaaaacacaAAAGGAATTCCTTCATTTTTAATGACTGTAGCTCttagttcaaaatatttaaaatttctttcttataattaattccaTTATTCCACAGTagataaaagtaaatataagaAAGAAACAGAAGgtgaaataaagaatattcatCTGTATAAGAcaaaatattagaatatactggtattataattatccTCAAATTTGATCCAGCTGAAAAAGATTGAGTTATAAATTCAGCAAATGAATTTCAAAATGGTGTTGATTTATCTAATAAGTTCTAGCTAACAATTATGCAAggcaaataaaattatgattcaGTGAAATTAACAGAACctgtataatatattatcaacAATAACTGTCCATTAACTGAACTGAAGATGAActcaaaaaaaagataaaaaaatactgaataaatattttattaatatactatATGAAGAATAAGATTCCCAAAAAAAACTGATCTTTCATAGAACATGATAGTAAGATGAGATACAGTGGTGTGcaaaaaaatgacaatttttttgaGTAATGATCAGCAGGCATAACTTATCCGATTTTAGTCATATCTACACAAATAAATATGCGTATGAAAGCCCCGtgattactttattttttaacgaaaattttttcccatatataataaaattgtattttattaaccGTATAAAATGCCACTATCTAAGCAAGAAACTCAAAGACAAACGATATTACaataggacccagaaatatatataaaagggtcaggtttgagtttgcgtattttgaactaaaaaaatcatggaaatctttccttttttagataatttttgataattccagtcagaattttatttcctattatagtaaccgactgacattatcataattccggccctgaaaaaatgcgtacagctcatagtaaaaaaaatttttcatcacctgacccctatatacatatttctgggtcctattACAATTCTGGAGGCAAGGAATACGTACTGCTGCCAAAATTCATTCTTTGACAAAGATACCACTTAGGACAATATATAGgaaccttaaaaaaatcaaaaaaaccgGAGATGTGAAACATAGAGGTGGCAATGGACGTATTAGTAAAATAACGCAAAAGGCTGCTCGTGAAATTGGACAATATATTCGAAGAAAACCCACAATTACCACCAAGTTCATTGCTGCCAAATTGGAAGATGTTGGTGTTAACGTCTCTTGCTCAACAGTTTCAAGGTATTTGACCAGTCACGGATACAAAAATGCACTCCCCCTTGCTACACCAATGCTTACTCCAGCCCATAAGCATAAACGTATTGAATGGGCACAAAATCACATGAATGATGACTGgcaaaatactttatttagtCATCATCTTCTACCTATTTATCTTCGTCCTTGTCAGACAATGCTATTCATTTGAATCAAAATATGTATCAAACAATTaaagtaagtatttttttattatctgtcATTGAATTTTCccaaatatttacatttatttattatttatagaaagaAGTCTTTATCTGGGTAGATTctgaattaaagaatatatatgaGATCGATAGTGAACGAACGTGGCTTgagcaaaaagaaaatataattacaaaattacttCCACCGCTTTATAAGTTAGTGATGAGACAGCTTTCCAGCTATTCCGCAACACAGTAAGACATTGGTATAAAAAACAATGGCCAATTCGTCCCATACCAAAAGACCgaagtaaaatttttgcatGGGGTGGTTTTTGCATAAGAGGTAAAACAAGTCTTTTTTGTTTTAGGGGTATAATGGATGGAaaattttacacaaaaatattagaaagacAAATTCCAGAGGTGTACAGTATGTTAGGAGATAGTTGGCGGCTGCAACAAGATAATGATCCTAAACATACTAGTCGGGTTGCTAAGgaatttctcaaaaataatgTCCCAGAGGTTATGGACTGGCCATCCAATAGTCCGGATCTAAACCCATAGAAAACCTTTGGGCAATTGTTAAGAGAAATACAGAGTTGCGTAGACCAAAAAATCTTAATGAATTAGATGTTTTTTTGCATGAAGAATGGgtaaaaattccaaataacCTCTTAATTAATCTTGTAAATTCAATGCCGCAACGTTGTAGGGAGGTTATTGACAGAAATGGTGAACGAATaccatattaattttttttaataaagtctaCTATGTTTTagctttaaaataatactttttattttttgattggtttattggttaaaaaattaacgTGACTTGaaaaattgtcattttttttgcacACCACtgtatacttttttataagaattaatgattataaacattaataataatataataatataggaataaataataataacataataatataggaataatttagtaatataataataaatatatcgaAAATTATgtgcaaataaaataatgaatttaaaatacaaaCCTTGAAACTCTCAAAAATCACGTATAATACACATAATGATTACAagcaaataattaatcaatcaTCATATTAATACTATTTATGCGTCATATAAGTGATTTGGACAAGTGAGCTTCATGTCGATCTAAGATATAATAGAAgcatattccaaaaaaaaatattccattaAATCATATCTATTAAAACAATCCTTAGCATATGGAAACTGAAATATCTAATTTAAACAACTGATCTGAATACCTCAAAACAAGTTAAAAGTAATTGTAGAACAAGCCATGGCATTTACTGACAATGCATTTATGGAAGATTCTTTATGTCaattaagatttttcaaatcctacaacaatttaattaaaaatttttacaagcaTTTCAGATTTTTATTATGGTATAGTGATATTTGTTAGTATTCATGCAATAGGACATGAAAAActccaaaaatatattttactctCAAAAAAGTATTTCTcaagaaaaaactttttttataaaaagaaaaattttataacaaaaaatctaactgttttatatatttatcataaaaaatcccaaacattaaaattttaacaagtCAGGAACTACTAAAAAGTAAgctaaacaaaatatttacaaaactACTCGagataaacaaattaattaaaaagaaatatggaCAAGAAAAAATAAGCCTAAACCTACATTTAACAATCTTCACCCTTGGagttaaaaatgtaattttttgacatttgatttgtaatatctaatattagatttataattttttaatattaatatttttcatttaaggGAATCCACATACCCAAATTCTTTGTGAAGTGGctaatttttacttattaaatattttttttttattgttatactTGCCACTATTTCTTTACCTCataacaaaatcaaaaaaagccTAGAAaacgaaataaataaattataaaagatcctgatttatatatgtaaaaatctGAGCATCTCCTCAAAGAAAAGAACATTTTAGGCAACAATGTATTGCATCAAATATAAAACCATTAGAatgtagtaaataaaaaaatattgataaataaggtaaaaatataaatacaataaatacaaacTTATGAAAAAACAAGATCAAATACAAtagtaatataatagaaaGATAACAAATAATGATAACTAGAACAATGAAATAACAACTAGCACTGGTAGAAAGGCAACTAGTATTAGTGATATAACTATTAGCACTAGTAAGAAGACAACCAGAATAAGATTTCTatgataatgtaaaaaatcctaacatgaaaaaattatattcaaattattaattgttttctcaatttctttcatattaTCAATGGTAAATAAATACTACCACCTAacacaaaaatgtcaaactAATATTACAAAGTCATAATttgaatacaaaaaaatttaagatacAAAAGACAATAAAACTCAGATGCTAAAGAAAATAGAACTGAAGAAAAAGTGAAGAACTGAAGGTAAAAACAGAGATACTGCTGCAAATTCTGCTGTagcagaaaattttatttcaaatatactttattaataaaaatgcctCAGGATACTCTCAGGAGTCAGGACTAAagttatttatagaatttaagGTTTGAAGATTACATCTATATCAAATACACATTTAAGCtggatattaataaatagtttgaCGCCATCATCTTACTACTTCCAATTGTTTCaattccataaaaattaaaaattccaagtaaaaaattgaatttgaattataatctTGATTATTAGATagccaattataaatttcttgtggatttatattttaatcaagaaaatcaaaaacttCCTTCTTTAATGAATAATGATTtctattatttagaatttcaaaaataaattctgtaatattatggtaaaatattttggctaataatttgattacttGTTGATGTCgtgaatttcattatttcttttgtatttcaattataataccattttcataaataaataaaaaaatggtaaactTACCAGTATAAAGCTTAACATATTCAATAGGAAGTATCAGGAACAGTGGTTTCTCTATGACCTTGTACAATTTGGAAGGCTAAACTACTATCATATGACTCTCCTTCCACATAAAAAGGTGGTTTACCATTTGATATAATTTCCCATAAAAGTACGCCTACACTGTATACGTCACTCttcttatttaaagaataaaatctattactgaaatttttttggatcCAAATAAGGATTACAccaaataaatcttttttctttttagtcaATGCTTCGATTCCTTTTCCAATTTAATAGTATCTTGATTGACTAATACATTATAAGAATgctataataagaaaatataatataaattgttaaggtaaaataatataaattgatgtaataatattttatcaataaattgaatgaattaccAAATCGCGATGTATTATGTCTTCATCATGCAAGCATGATACGGCACTAGCCAACTGAAAAGCAAGTTTAAGTTTATCTTCTCATGTAAGATTCTcgaaatttctttcaaataattgTTAAGAGAATCACCATCAGCGTACTCCATTACTAAAAGATATTTCTTAATGCTGTTACTTTGATtctctaaaataataaagaatttatcactttaaataaattataatataataatacacattatttttttttaaaaaatattttattaattaattaccttgACCTGAAATAGTAAACTCCATAAAAgctaataatgttattatggAAAGTAACTTCACGTTGAAGTTCAATCTATTtgaattatacataaaataaatatgaatataaattatttatttaccaatacatattttataatcacCTCATGATCAATATTAAGAAGAGATTTTAACGCAAAATATTGATACGATTTTTTCCAAACCGGtaccaatttcttgaatattttttatattcgtaatgtttaatatgttttttagCAATAGCTTCATCTATCcacttaaataatttgttcATTTAAGACATTTtgaatatgtaaataatattgttatggaaaagttatatttattcaagtacgaaaaaaaaaagagaaaaaaagttttttattatacaattgcAGGTcgattatttgaatattaaaaaaatctgattttaaTCACATGAGCTATCATCATATTGCATATTTCACGTATTAAACTATGGTGGAATTAAGAATAAGTTTGGCacgttcattaatatttttcaataaatatatgatttataatcaatttcgTATAGTTCCTGTTTTTTTGTTAGTagtatttatgaaaaaaactttTGCCTTGATGAGAATTAATGTTATGTTAATCTTCTATTTTGTTACGTTTACGATAGGCTGCGGAAATCACCTGACCTGTGTATTTTGGTGACCCTAAAAAAGGCCCAATCATTGATACGCCcaataaaatagttaaaaataatgGTGTAGGTCTCAATGAAATCTAAGTGATGTAGAAAAAACGGATTACAAAATAAGTTTAGTATAAgaccaaataataataaaaatctaacccagaatttcaattttttactgaGGTCAGCCGGATATTCATTCATGTGACTCAGCCGATCATTGAATAAGAATATAGACGCTTTATAAGAAAtttccatttaatattttactttgttatacatttttgatctttttgaTTGGGCCgttgtattatattatttcaatgataatttcatttcATTCTATTTTGATAAGTAAATACATGTACATTCGTTATATACTATAAAGAGACACTTTGTTTTACCCATTCAATCATATGTGATGATGATCCCGTTAAATTtgctttcaaataaattattacgttttacataaacaataaattatgtaaCAAAAAATCCCTTTACAAACAATACAAATTTAAACACaaagatatattttatttttaaacatatttgtactattattattaaagaaattttcgaTTAATCCAACAGTTTCAGAATTCatttataaatgattaaaaagaTTAAGTAATCAAGAATTcaagatatataataaaacattttattaaaaagtgactggtaaatttattcatcatataatacaaaaattttacttgcacaattttcaaattttcataaatgcGAGAAATCATTATGATCATTAcgatcatcatcatcatcataccCAATCTCGTTCTTGCTCAAAATGATAATTCCAAATATGATCCAAGTCAGGATGTTTTCGAGTTTTTAGTAAATGGTTTGACACCACTTTTAATTATCTTACTTTTTGATCGTTCCTCAAAAGATGGAAACcgatttcaaataataaatataatcgaTGATTGTCTTATGGTACTCTTCGTGTTCGCTTTTCCaccatattataattatatattttattcaacaCAATCAAATTTGGAGAAAATTAAATGGTTCTTATATtctcttattaatataattggtTTAATATGTagtttacaattttataagaaaaaaaagaccGCACCTTTCTGGATTTTTACTTTTCCTTTTATCGCATTATTTTCTATCACTTTAGTAAGAAATGTAAGGAATAAACATTTTGATCGACCACCTACGAATTGTACTCAAAAATTTGAggaaataaattgtataataactttatatattatatattttatcatttttatttatatcaacaTAATTagtctttatataattatgtatcattgtttaaaaaaatcatgtcaaagattaataaattttataagaataGCATACACAACCTcacttattataattattcttttagaAGGTTATATAGTTGCCGTATTACTTAGTAATAgtgtttatttaactaaaggATTATTAGGATTAATTGCTTTAGGAATTAGTAGAATAATTGAACATACTAGAGATCAGAAAGATAATGTTAATACTATggtttctaaaattattaatgcacattattttatgaaagaGGATGATGATATTGACTCAATTACATAAAgtaatgtatatattatattattattataaaaagttggaaattaaaactttttttctattttcaaaatttattcacattacaaatttttttaacattttacaacataataattaaaatgtcaacattataaacaatttaataagcaaatattacaCGAATTCCATTCTAGGGAAATAAGGAACGGTTATAATTGAAAAAGGAAGCATTGTTTCATTGTGAATAATGCGCTTTTTCAATCGGAAATTCATTTCCAAAATaagtttatcacgtgataattagaatttattaacaagtgcccattttattttcaatatttaaatatttaaatattatttttttttgatttatatgaAGAATATTAGATATGTGTACACgttatttaaaagtttttattgaTTGAAATCAGTTatcaatgtaaaaaaaaaaaatttttaaaatttgtatatattaaaatgtaagCATTAGTTATAACTTGACATAGCAATacataaaagatttattatatgttacataattaaaattaatttaaattttcagaaCTAATAATAGTGCAGCCGTGAAAACCATTAATATCCACGAAATAActattactataatttaataaatattaccagaaaaagttagtaaaaaaaaaataataaatgaatcaGAAAGAGAAGACGTTTGTCGTA
Protein-coding regions in this window:
- a CDS encoding uncharacterized protein (SECRETED:cutsite_VLA-QN; SECRETED:prob_0.5130); SECRETED:SignalP(1-16); this translates as MIITIIIIIIPNLVLAQNDNSKYDPSQDVFEFLVNGLTPLLIILLFDRSSKDGNRFQIINIIDDCLMVLFVFAFPPYYNYIFYSTQSNLEKIKWFLYSLINIIGLICSLQFYKKKKTAPFWIFTFPFIALFSITLVRNVRNKHFDRPPTNCTQKFEEINFAVLLSNSVYLTKGLLGLIALGISRIIEHTRDQKDNVNTMVSKIINAHYFMKEDDDIDSIT